CAAGGTTTGGTATTTTAAATTGCTAATAAAAATGTGTTTTTCATGGTCTGGTAATGATTGAAAATCTATACGGTCTTTAGAAATATCTATTTCTTCTGGGCGCCAAAAAAATGAAAGTTGTTTTTCAATTAATTTTTCAAAAATGGAATGTTTTTGCTGATCAAATCGAGCGATATTTACTGGTTGTCCTAAAAACATTGGTTCAAGCAGTTGATTGTTTTTGTTTTGAGAAAAGGTTGTGTAAATCATTTTTATCCCTTTATTAAAAGTAAACATGAATATATGGATGTTGTGTTATAAATGTAATAGTAGTTAGTTATATTGTTAAATCGTACAAGCATCACTTGTACAGATGTTTGATTGATTATTTGGTAGTATTTTTTGTACATCTTGAGCTCCATCACGGGTATTATGATAGTATAACGTTTTAATACCAAGTCTATAAGCATACAATAAATCTGAAAGTAGCTGTTTCATAGGTACTTTGCATTCTGGAAATCGGGAGGGATCATAATTAGTGTTAGTTGAAATGGATTGATCAACGAATTTTTGCATAATTCCTACTAATTGAAGATATCCTCGATTATCTGGTATTTTCCATAATAACTCATAAGAAGATTTTAGTTTAATAAGTTCAGGTACTACTTGACGCAAAATTCCGTCTTTTGAAGCTTTGATGCTAATATAACCTCTGGGAGGTTCTATGCCATTAGTGGCATTAGAAATTTGTGATGAAGTTTCTGATGGCATTAATGCGGATAATGTAGAATTTCGTAATCCATATTTTTTAATATTAGAGCGTAAATCTTCCCAGTTATAATGTAATGGTTCATTAATAAGTGAATTAAGATTTGTTTTATACGTATCAATAGGTAAGATGCCTTTTGAATATGAAGTATCAGTGAACCATTCGCAAGATCCTTTTTCTTTAGCTAAATTGTTAGAAGCTCTTAATAAATAATATTGAATAGCTTCGAAAGTACGATGTGTTAATTTATTAGCACTACCATCTGAATAGCGGACTCCATTTTTAGCAAGATAATAGGCATAATTAATGACTCCAATTCCTAAAGAACGTCTTTTTACAGCACTGCGTTGTGCAGCAGGAATGGGATAATGTTGATAGTCTAATAGAGCGTCAAGAGCACGTACTATTAAATTAGAAAGTTCAGATAAGTCGTCAAGATTTTCAATATTACCAAGATTGAAAGCAGATAGTGTACATAAAGCAATTTCACCGTTATGGTCATTAATATTATTTAAAGGTTTTGTTGGTAACGTTATCTCCAAGCATAAATTGGATTGACGAACTGGAGCAACAATACTATCAAAAGCACTATGAGTATTACAGTGATCGGTATGTTGAATATAGATTCTTCCAGTAGAAGCTCGTTCTTGCATCATTAAAGAAAATAAATCTATTGCTTTAACTTTTCGATGTCTAATATTCTGCATATTTTCATATGCGTAATATAACTGTTCGAATTTATTTTGATTATCAAAAAAAGATTCATACAACCCTGGAACATCAGATGGGCTAAATAATGTAATACATTTTCCTTCAATAAGACGTTGATACATTAGTTTATTGATTTGTACACCATAGTCTAAATGACGTATTCGGTTGGAATCTATGCCGCGATTATTTTTTAAAACAAGTAAGTTTTCTATTTCTAAATGCCAAATAGGATAAAATAATGTAGCAGCTCCTCCACGCACACCGCCCTGAGAGCATGATTTGACTGCTGTTTGGAAATGTTTATAAAATGGGATACACCCGGTGTGGAATGCTTCTCCGTTACGTATTGGACTGCCTAATGCTCTAATGCGTCCACCGTTAATACCTATTCCAGCACGTTGTGCAACATATTTGACAATAGCACTAGATGTTGCATTGATAGAATCAAGACTATCATCACATTCTATTAACACACAGGAACTAAATTGACGTGTTGGTGTACGAACTCCAGACATAATAGGTGTCGCTAAGGAAATTTTAAAAGTCGATATTGCATTGTAAAATTGTTGAATGTAATGCATTCGAGTTTTTTTTGGATATTTAGAAAATAAACAGGCTGCAGTTAATATATATAAAAACTGAGCGCTTTCATAAATTTCTCCGGTTATTCTGTTTTGTACTAAGTATTTACCTTCTAATTGTTTTACAGCAGCATACGAAAAATTCATATCTCTCCAATGATCAATAAATGTATCCATTTGGTTAAACTCTGCCTCATTGTAATCATCTAGCAAATGTTGATCGTATTTACCAATTTTTATTAATCGTAACACATGATTATATAGTTTTGGCGGTTCAAATTGACCGTAAGCTTTTTTACGCAAATGAAATACTGCTAAACGTGCCGCTAAATATTGATAGTCTGGTTCTTCTTCAGAGATCAAGTCTGCTGCTGATTTTATGATTGTCTCTTGAATATCAGAAGTTTTTATGCCGTTATAAAATTGTATGTGAGAACGTAATTCTACTTGTGAAACAGAGACGTGCCTTAAGCCTGTGGCGGCCCAATTAATAACTCGGTGAATTTTTTCAAGATTAATAGGTTCGTGATGACCGTTTCGTTTAGTAACTAGTAGAGTTTGGTTCATATAAGTGTATACCTGTTATGAAATACTAATAATATTAGGCCACAGCAATTCATGGTGAACAAATTATGGCTTAGATTTGTGATAAATAGATGAATTAATAAATGACGTCATAATTTTCATGTTTTAAAAATAATAATTAATTAAATAGTAGTATAGGTGGAGAATATTCCATTGCTCCTATTTAGTATAAATATTTTGAAGATTAATTATAACTGATTGTGTTTAGAAATACATATGATCATGTTGTACTGATTATTTTTATTTTAATTACGTAAAATAATGATATGTATTATTACTGTAATATAATTGAACAATTTGATTATTTTTTAGTATTATATTGATCACATTAAAAATTATCCTACAACAGTACAATATTTATTGTTTATTAATTTTTAAAAATCGCTTTTCCATTATATAGAGCGATTACTTTTTAGTTTAGCATGTAAGATATAGTTTGTATTAACGTTGCGTATTAATACGCACTTATTCGTGAAGGGATTATAGCATAATCCAGTGATGTTTTGTTCTTCTAAAATAGTAGAGTCAATCCATTCTAGTAGTTCAGATGGGGTAATAAATTTATTAAAATTATGCGTACCTTTTGGAATAATGCGAAAAATATATTCGCCTCCTATTACAACGAACAGCCATGATTTAAATGTGCGATTTAATGTGGAAAAAAATACTGATCCATTTATCTTAATCATAGTAGAGCAAGCATGAACGATTGATGAAGGACACGGTACATGTTCTAAAACTTCCATACAGGTTACTATATCGTAATGATTAGCATGGTTTACAGCGTGGTTTTCTATTGTTTCGTGTATGTAATGAATATTTAAACCTTGATGTAAGGCATGTGATTTTGCAATTTCTAAAACAGAAGCATTGATATCTAATCCAACGACTTCTGCGCCTGATTGAGCCATACTTTCTGACAAAATACCTCCACCGCATCCAACATCTAATATTTTTTTACCGAATAATCCATTACTTTGATCGATAATATAATTAAAACGTGTTAAATTAATATGATGCAACGGTTTAAATGAATTAAAAGGGCCCCACCATTGCGATCTAGATGTTTTAAATTTATCCATTTCTTTTTTATTCATGTTCTTTTGATTATCTGTAAGTTCATCAAGAATTATGTCTTTCATATGTTAAGATCTCTTTAAAATAAGGGAATGAGAGTGTTATTAATTTGAATATTAGTATATAAAGTTATTTATAACTATTAATTTATTAGAATATGGTTATAAACATGATTTATCTATAGTATGATAGATTTATGTGTCTATCTTTATAGAATCATTTAAATACCACTAAAACAGTTTATATTACAGTTTCATAAATTATTTAAATAATTGTTAATATACATACGCATTAAAAAAAATAAATAGAGGACATAAGTGCATGAATGATTTTGCTAAAGAAATCACACAAATTAACATAGAAGAAGAATTAACGCATTCTTATTTAGATTATGCTATGTCAGTAATTGTTGGGCGTGCATTGCCAGATGTTCGAGATGGATTAAAACCTGTGCATCGTCGTATATTATTTGCCATGCAAGTGCTTGGTAATTGTTGGAACAGAAGTTATAAAAAATCAGCTAGGGTAGTAGGTGACGTCATTGGAAAATATCATCCTCATGGGGATACTGCAGTATATGAAACTATAGTGCGAATGGCACAACCTTTTTTAATGCGCTATGCTTTAGTAGATGGACAAGGTAATTTTGGTTCAGTCGATGGTGATTCAGCGGCGGCTATGCGTTATACTGAGGTACGTATGTCTAAAATAGCAAATGAATTATTGTTAGATTTAGATAAGGAAACTGTTGATTATGAACTTAATTATGATGGCACTGAAAATATTCCAGGAATATTGCCTGCTAGAATTCCAAATCTTTTGGTTAATGGTTCTTCTGGTATTGCCGTAGGAATGGCTACTAATATTCCTCCACATAATCTTTCTGAAGTAATTAATGGATGTTTGGCGTTTATAGATAATGAGGATATTACTATTGCAGGATTAATGAAATATATTCCGGGTCCAGATTTTCCTACTGCTGCCATCATTAATGATAGCAGTGGTCTACAAGAAGCATATAGTACCGGCCGAGGTAAAATTTATATTCGTGCTCGTGCGGAAATTGAAACTGATATTAAAAGTGGCCGTGAATCTATCGTAATATATGAAATTCCTTATCAAGTTAATAAGGCTCGACTGTTAGAAAAGATCACGGAATTAGTCAAGTTAAAACGCATCGAAGGAATATATAATCTGCGTGATGAATCCGATAAAGATGGTATGCGAATAGTTATTGAAATTAAGCGTGATGCTATTAGCGAAATAATTTTAAATAATTTATATTCTTTAACTTCATTGCAAACTTCATTCGGTATTAATATGGTAGCTTTGCATCAAGGGCAGCCTAAAATTATGTCGTTAAAAGACATTTTATCTGCTTTTGTGTCTCATCGTCGCGCAATAGTTGTACGTCGTGTTAATTTTGAATTAAAGAAAGCTCGGGGTCGTATTCATATTTTGGAGGGGTTAGCAATTGCATTGTTTAATATTGATGCAATTATTGAACTTATTCGTCACTCTAATAGTTCCGTAGAAGCTAGTTCTTGTTTAACATCTTCCTCATGGAAGATAGGAAATATGATTGACATGACACGAACAGATTCTGTTAACTTGATACAATCTGAAGGGTCGAAAGTAAAGAATGTTATTCACGATAACCAATATTATCTTACCAAGAATCAAGTTCAAGCTATTTTAGACTTAAAATTACATAAACTTACTACTTTAGAGCATGAAAAATTATTAAAAGAATATAGCAGTTTGTTAGAAAAAATAGAAAATTTAATCTCTGTTTTGAAAGATCCTAAATGCTTGATGCAGGTAATCCGTCAAGAATTATTGGAGATACAAAAGGAGTATAATGATCCCCGTCGTACTGAAATTAGTAATAATGTTGAAAATATTAATGTAGAAAATTTAATTAATCAAAAAGATGTAGTAGTAACTTTATCATATCAAGGTTATGTTAAATATCAACCATTAACAGATTATGAAGCTCAAAAACGGGGAGGAAAAGGAAAGTTAGCAACGCGAATTAAGGAAGAAGATTTTATTACACGATTGTTGATTGCTAATACTCACGATACGGTGTTGTTGTTTTCTAATTATGGGCGTATATATTGGATGAAAGTCTATCGATTACCTGAAGCTAGTCGTGGATCACGAGGTAAACCAATTATTAATCTATTGCCATTGGATGTGAATGAACGAATTACTGCTATTTTGCCAATTCAAAATTATACAACGGGACATCAAGTATTTATGGCGACTAGTAGTGGAGTTGTAAAAAAAACACCACTTGTTGAATTTAGTCGCCCCCGTAATGTTGGTATTATTGCATTGAATCTTAATGATGGGGATGAGTTGATTGGAGCTGATATAACTGATGGTAGCAATGAGGTAATGTTGTTTACTGCTTATGGAAAAGTTGTACGATTTAAAGAAACACAGGTGCGAAGTGTAGGTCGCTCGGCGATTGGAGTAAAAGGTATTCATTTATTACAAGGTGATCGTGTAGTATCTTTAATTATACCAAAAGATAAGAGTTCTATTCTTACTGTTACTCGCAATGGTTTTGGAAAACGTACTAATCAATCAGAATATCCAATTAAATCTCGTGCGACTCAGGGTGTGATTTCTATTAAGGTTACCGAACGAAACGGCAATGTCGTTGGGGCCGTTCAAGTAAATCAATCTGATCAAATAGTAATGATTACTGACTTAGGTCGATTAGTTCGAACTCGTGTTTCTGAAGTTAATATTATTAGGCGTAATACTCAAGGAGTTATGTTAATTCGTACCGCATGTGATGAATATGTAGTTGGGTTGCAGTGTGTTGTGGAATCAGTAGAGAATTAAAATTGTTTTATTTAATTTAGTATTGAAGAGAATTTTGTGTTATTAAAAATTGGTGTTGATAATTAAAATATTATTAAAGATATGATGTTTTAAGTTCGTTAAATTAATATTGCATTATGTGTTATTTAGTTGTGTATTTTTTTATATTTATTATGTTAGTATATATGGTGTATAGTAATTATTTCTAATATAATGGTGAAAATGATTATTATGATTTATGCAATAGTTAATTGAGGAATCAATGATTTCGGTAAAAACAATCTGACAAATATGCGTTATATTATAACGTTAGCATTTTGTTATTCATGTTGAATATTATGATCGTAAGTAATATGATATTTGTTTATAGAAATTGTTGGGTAAATTTTGATTATATCAAATAAGAGGTTGTTATTAATTAAGTAGTAAATAGTTATAGATAGAGAGAAAAAATGGAGCTTTTTTATTTTGTGTGTAGAATATGCTCTTTGTGTATCACTCTTGATATGAGTTAAATAATTAGAGAATTTTGTTTTATGTAACATGTTGATAATAGTTGATATAATATTGCGAAGTAGGTGATGTATATCATTTAATATTAGGTTTTATGAGTTGGTTAATAGTGTTTTTACTTACTATATGGTGAGGTACTGATATGAAATTACGGTGTTTTACTAGCCTGGTTGCGACTATGGTTATGGCGAGCACTGCCGGGGCTTCTGAAATTTACAATAAAGACGGAAATATATTAAGTATGTTTGGTAGCCTTGTTGGGGGGCATTATTTCTCAAGAGATAATACTAAAAATGGAGATAATTCGTTTGTAAGATATGGTTTTTCTGGTACAACCTATATTAATGACCAAATTATTGGTTTTGGTATGTGGGAACATGAAATTTCTTTAAAGAATGTTGAAGGAATCAGAGTAAATAATAATGATAAGGTGTTGCTTGGCTACGCAGGAATAAAATTTGGAGATTTTGGAAGTATCGATTATGGAAGAAATTATGGAATATTATATGATGTGGGAGCTTGGACAGATGTAATACCAGGATTTGGAGGAGATATATCGCTTGTAGATAATTTTTTATCTAGTCGTAGTTCAAACGTGCTCACATATCGTAATAAAAATCTTTTTGGTTTTGTGAATGGATTGGATTTTGCTGTACAATATCAAGGAAAAAACGATGCGAATAAAGCGACAGGTCGTACTTTTCAAACAGCTAATGGAGAAGGATACGGAGTATCTGCGTCTTATTCCTTGGATAATGGATTTTCTGCGTCTGTGGCTTATGCCAATAACAAACGTATCGCTGAACAAACTGGTTTAGATACTAATCTTTGTTGTAATGACAATGTCGAAGCATATTCCTTGGGAATAAAATATGATGGGAAAGGTATATATGTAGCAGCTACTTATGGGGAGACTTATAATATGACTCCATTTGGTAGTTTTTGTGATAATGTTAATTCAAATTATATTTATGGATTTGCTAATAAAGCCAAGAATGTTGAATTAGTAGCCCAATATCAATTTGATTTTGGATTACGTCCTTCTATATCTTATTTGCATTCAAAAGCTAGTGATGTGGAAAATGATGGTTATAGCAATTTCTTAAAAAAATGCGTCACGGTTGGAACAAGTTATGTTTTTAATAAAAATATTTGTACTACTATGGATTATAGAATCAATTTGTTAAATAAGGATGGGTTTTCCAGTGCATCTCAGATTTGTACCGATAATATCATTGCATTGGGCGTAGCTTATGCATTTTAAAAACAGGTCAGTATAAATAAGAAGTTAGTATTTAATACCAAAAAAGGCGAATTAAAATAATTTTAATTCGCCTTTTTTGGTATTAAATACATCACATAAAAGGATGTAATATGTCTAAATTATGTATTGGTATTATTTGTGGAGGCTGTTCTTTAGAACACGATATTTCATTGAAATCAGCTATGTGTATTGCTCAATTTATTGACAAATTTCGTTTTGAAGTGATGATTTTATGGATAGATAAAAAAGGATATTGGCATTTAAAAGACGTTAATTTTAATAATTTGTCATATCATAAAAATGATAGAATTTCTATTCTATTACAAAACTGCCCTCATCAATTTGAATTGCGTACTAAAAATATAAATTTTTTATTGAAATTTGATGTTATTTTTCCTGTGATTCATGGATCACTAGGAGAAGATGGTGCTTTGCAAGGTTTATTATGTATGATGAACTTGCCATTTGTTGGGTCTAACGTTTTGAGTTCATCTATAGGGATGGATAAAGAGGTATCTAAATGTTTATTGCGTGATGCGGGTTTATCCGTAGTACCATTTAAAACTGTTTTGGATCAGGATCAGCATAATATAGATTTTGATGATTTAGTCTCTATCTTTGGTTTACCTTTGTTTGTGAAACCATCAAATCAAGGATCATCGATAGGAGTATCAAAAGTTACTCAACGCAAAGATTTTAATTTAGCCCTAATGAAGGCTTTTTCTTTTAGTTCTAAAATATTAATAGAACCAGCTATTATTGGGAGAGAATTGGAGTGTGCGGTATTGGGTAATGAGAATCCAGAAATTAGTGTATGTGGTGAAGTTATATTGTCAGGTGATGATTTTTATACTTATGATAATAAATATATGAAACATACAGTACAAACCATGATACCTGCTTTAATTAAGGATACCATAAGTGATGACATTCGTCATGTTGCTTTACGTGCATTTCAAGTATTAAATTGCTCCGGAATGGCGCGGGTGGATGTTTTTTTAAATTTGAATAACAAAGTTTTTATCAATGAAGTTAATACATTACCTGGATTTACTTGCGATAGTATGTATCCTAAATTGTGGGAAGCAAGTGGATTAAATTTTCAAGCGTTAATTACGAAATTGTTAGAATTAGCATTAGATCTACATGATAAGAATCATTATTCTTATCATGTAGATGATGGTACTTCGGCATGAGAGGATTTGAACCTCTGACCCCCGACACCCCATGACGGTGCGCTACCAAGCTACGCTACATGCCGTGTTTGATTTATGATGCAAAAGTTAGTTATTATAGTAGAAGAAATATTAATTTTTATAAATATAAAACTTTAGAAGCATGCCATGAATGTGCAAATATGATTGTTATTTTTTGTTTACAATCCTACAAATTTTATATATGTATATATTTACATATATAAAATTACATGTGTTAGTATTTTATTGATTTTTACAATTAGTATATATTACTACTAATTGAAAAGTCATTTAGTTATTAACTTCAGTTTTATTGAAGACTCAATGTATATATGCTTATATATAACATGTTTCATATAAACTGCATGTCTTTCTCATGACATAGAGAAAGATAGATTGTGATTATACGTTAAAAGATTAAAATTTATCTTTATAATCAAAATTCAGTGTGATCTATAAAATAAATTATCTCATTAAACATAAGTAAAATCAATATGTATTAACTTAGGCTTGAAAGGATGATATTGTAGTTCTTGTATTTTAACTGCAATAGGTTGTTGATCGTCAATAAGTAATAGAATAACATTATTTTTGTGTAATTGTGTTGCAGCTGTAGGATGTAACATATCCTTTTGATCCAATGTAATGGATACACTTGGTATATTATTCTTATTATAGATAATAGCTGGGCATTTGTTTTGTTTACGTAGTCGTCTTGTTGCGCTTTTTTTGTGATAAATACGTACACTAGCTTTGATTGTTAACATTATTATTACACCTAATTAAATATTTGTATTGATAATAAAATTTATAATTATTTATAGATTGCAAGGGTCATTTCTATTACCACATGATACAAGATAAATAATTGTTTATATAGTTAAATGTTTATATTGATATTGAATGAATATTATTTGGTATTTATTGTTGCAATAAAATTTTCGAGTGGACTATTTCAACAAGTTAATCTGTGCAATAATATAAGTAATTTAAAATTTAATATCCGTATCTTATTAGGTTTATTTACTGTGTATCGGTCTGTCATATTTTATTTTATTTTAAGTATATTGATATGCGAAAATCATAAAAATTTTTTTATGGTTTTTGATCCCTATACTCGTGATAGATATGATTCAATATGTTATTTCTCAAAATGTTTATGATTTTTAAATGAAACATAGAAGCAGTATACAAAATATGTTTAAATAAAAAATAATAAGTATAGTTTTATTTTTCATATTTTAATATGTTGTTTTGTATATTATTGAATAAATTATTGTATTTGTGTAATACAATACATAAAGTATTGGTGAATATTCAAGTATTTTATTAAAAATGATTGTATAAGTATACGCTTATAGTAATGTAAGAATTAATATACTTGGTTGTAGATGTATGATAATAAAATACATATCTTTAATATTAATCAATGTCTACTTGATTTAGTTAAATTATTTAAAAGTTTATACCTAATTAGAATATGTAACATAAAAAGGTTGGTGTGAATGTATTTTTTAGAGAAAGTTATATGTCTATGTTATCACAAGAAGCTCTATTAGTACGTGACGCTTTATCAGTTCGAGGATTAGAAAATCCATTAATTGAATTGAATATTAATCATCAAATACGTAAACGTCGCATTGAAAATCATATGAGAGCTGTTGTGCATCTTCTTAATCTTGATTTAGAACACGATAGTTTGTCAAATACTCCTAAACGTATAGCTAAGATGTATATAGAAGAAATTTTCTCTGGGTTAGATTATTCAAATTTTCCTAAAATTGCAATTATTCCGAATACAATGCAAATAAATGAAATGATTACAGTACGAGGCATTAATATTACTAGTACTTGTGAACATCATTTTATTGTTTTTAATGGTACAGTGACTATTTCTTATATTCCAGAAAATAATATGATTGGTTTATCCAAAATAAACAGAATAGTTCAATTTTTCTCTAAAAGACCGCAGTTACAGGAACGATTGACAAAACAAATTTTTTTAGCATTACAAACGTTACTTAATACAAATAATGTGGCAATATTTATTGATGCAGTACATTATTGTGTAAAAGCTAGGGGTATTAATGATGTTAGCAGTACTACAACTACCACTGTGCTTGGGGGTGTATTTGAATCTGATACAAATATTAGAAAAGAATTTCTGCACGCAATTATGTATTGTAAGCGTTGATTTGATATGTTTTATTTAAAAATTAATTAGGTTATTATTGTATTTTATAAATATGCATGCTAAGGAAATAGCATGTCGATCGTGATATGTATTTAAATATTTAATAACCAAATGGATAATTGTCGTAATATTATTGGATATATTTCGGTATAAGATATGCATGATGATGTGAATAAATATCAGAGTATTTTTAAAATTTATCTTTTATTAATAATAAAATCTGTAACTGTATATTAAAATATAAATATAATTAGAAAATTAATTTTTATATCTGTTTATTGAGTAATAAATCTATGAATTTATTTTTTTATGGATTAAATGTGTTAAAAGAGATCATTAAAATATGAAATTTTTCAGTGTAATTGTATTTGTTTTGTATTAATCAATATGAATTTGATTATGATATATTATAACTGGATTGGTGAAACTGTTATGATGTAACTAATTGTTGTCTTGGAAAATTCTATTTTTATAGAAAAGTGAATAAATTTTATGAAAAATTGAAGTTTTTAAAATTATATAGGAAAATCGATTTAAATGTTTTAAATTAATAAAAATAAATTTAAATTGGGTAATGGTTGTTTGAATAAAAGAAATAATTGTAACTAAATTTTATTATACTTTAACTGTATTTATTATCATTGATTTGATTACAATTGTTTTGTTTTGAATGGCATCTATTAATATAGTGTTTTTTTAAACTGTTTCAACAAGATTAATAGCATTGTTTACTGCTATATCTTAATGATATTAAGAATATACATTTGTTTTATTTATATAAATTAAAATGTTGAGTAGTATTACGTTATATTTATATACATATGCGTATATCTAATTTTAGGGAGCAGCTGTTTGTTTGGAACAAGAGATTACCTTTTGGATAGATATTTGAAATTTTGATTATAATGAATT
This sequence is a window from Blochmannia endosymbiont of Camponotus sp. C-003. Protein-coding genes within it:
- the nrdA gene encoding class 1a ribonucleoside-diphosphate reductase subunit alpha, with translation MNQTLLVTKRNGHHEPINLEKIHRVINWAATGLRHVSVSQVELRSHIQFYNGIKTSDIQETIIKSAADLISEEEPDYQYLAARLAVFHLRKKAYGQFEPPKLYNHVLRLIKIGKYDQHLLDDYNEAEFNQMDTFIDHWRDMNFSYAAVKQLEGKYLVQNRITGEIYESAQFLYILTAACLFSKYPKKTRMHYIQQFYNAISTFKISLATPIMSGVRTPTRQFSSCVLIECDDSLDSINATSSAIVKYVAQRAGIGINGGRIRALGSPIRNGEAFHTGCIPFYKHFQTAVKSCSQGGVRGGAATLFYPIWHLEIENLLVLKNNRGIDSNRIRHLDYGVQINKLMYQRLIEGKCITLFSPSDVPGLYESFFDNQNKFEQLYYAYENMQNIRHRKVKAIDLFSLMMQERASTGRIYIQHTDHCNTHSAFDSIVAPVRQSNLCLEITLPTKPLNNINDHNGEIALCTLSAFNLGNIENLDDLSELSNLIVRALDALLDYQHYPIPAAQRSAVKRRSLGIGVINYAYYLAKNGVRYSDGSANKLTHRTFEAIQYYLLRASNNLAKEKGSCEWFTDTSYSKGILPIDTYKTNLNSLINEPLHYNWEDLRSNIKKYGLRNSTLSALMPSETSSQISNATNGIEPPRGYISIKASKDGILRQVVPELIKLKSSYELLWKIPDNRGYLQLVGIMQKFVDQSISTNTNYDPSRFPECKVPMKQLLSDLLYAYRLGIKTLYYHNTRDGAQDVQKILPNNQSNICTSDACTI
- the ubiG gene encoding bifunctional 2-polyprenyl-6-hydroxyphenol methylase/3-demethylubiquinol 3-O-methyltransferase UbiG, with product MKDIILDELTDNQKNMNKKEMDKFKTSRSQWWGPFNSFKPLHHINLTRFNYIIDQSNGLFGKKILDVGCGGGILSESMAQSGAEVVGLDINASVLEIAKSHALHQGLNIHYIHETIENHAVNHANHYDIVTCMEVLEHVPCPSSIVHACSTMIKINGSVFFSTLNRTFKSWLFVVIGGEYIFRIIPKGTHNFNKFITPSELLEWIDSTILEEQNITGLCYNPFTNKCVLIRNVNTNYILHAKLKSNRSI
- the gyrA gene encoding DNA gyrase subunit A; this encodes MNDFAKEITQINIEEELTHSYLDYAMSVIVGRALPDVRDGLKPVHRRILFAMQVLGNCWNRSYKKSARVVGDVIGKYHPHGDTAVYETIVRMAQPFLMRYALVDGQGNFGSVDGDSAAAMRYTEVRMSKIANELLLDLDKETVDYELNYDGTENIPGILPARIPNLLVNGSSGIAVGMATNIPPHNLSEVINGCLAFIDNEDITIAGLMKYIPGPDFPTAAIINDSSGLQEAYSTGRGKIYIRARAEIETDIKSGRESIVIYEIPYQVNKARLLEKITELVKLKRIEGIYNLRDESDKDGMRIVIEIKRDAISEIILNNLYSLTSLQTSFGINMVALHQGQPKIMSLKDILSAFVSHRRAIVVRRVNFELKKARGRIHILEGLAIALFNIDAIIELIRHSNSSVEASSCLTSSSWKIGNMIDMTRTDSVNLIQSEGSKVKNVIHDNQYYLTKNQVQAILDLKLHKLTTLEHEKLLKEYSSLLEKIENLISVLKDPKCLMQVIRQELLEIQKEYNDPRRTEISNNVENINVENLINQKDVVVTLSYQGYVKYQPLTDYEAQKRGGKGKLATRIKEEDFITRLLIANTHDTVLLFSNYGRIYWMKVYRLPEASRGSRGKPIINLLPLDVNERITAILPIQNYTTGHQVFMATSSGVVKKTPLVEFSRPRNVGIIALNLNDGDELIGADITDGSNEVMLFTAYGKVVRFKETQVRSVGRSAIGVKGIHLLQGDRVVSLIIPKDKSSILTVTRNGFGKRTNQSEYPIKSRATQGVISIKVTERNGNVVGAVQVNQSDQIVMITDLGRLVRTRVSEVNIIRRNTQGVMLIRTACDEYVVGLQCVVESVEN
- a CDS encoding porin — protein: MKLRCFTSLVATMVMASTAGASEIYNKDGNILSMFGSLVGGHYFSRDNTKNGDNSFVRYGFSGTTYINDQIIGFGMWEHEISLKNVEGIRVNNNDKVLLGYAGIKFGDFGSIDYGRNYGILYDVGAWTDVIPGFGGDISLVDNFLSSRSSNVLTYRNKNLFGFVNGLDFAVQYQGKNDANKATGRTFQTANGEGYGVSASYSLDNGFSASVAYANNKRIAEQTGLDTNLCCNDNVEAYSLGIKYDGKGIYVAATYGETYNMTPFGSFCDNVNSNYIYGFANKAKNVELVAQYQFDFGLRPSISYLHSKASDVENDGYSNFLKKCVTVGTSYVFNKNICTTMDYRINLLNKDGFSSASQICTDNIIALGVAYAF
- a CDS encoding D-alanine--D-alanine ligase family protein, with protein sequence MSKLCIGIICGGCSLEHDISLKSAMCIAQFIDKFRFEVMILWIDKKGYWHLKDVNFNNLSYHKNDRISILLQNCPHQFELRTKNINFLLKFDVIFPVIHGSLGEDGALQGLLCMMNLPFVGSNVLSSSIGMDKEVSKCLLRDAGLSVVPFKTVLDQDQHNIDFDDLVSIFGLPLFVKPSNQGSSIGVSKVTQRKDFNLALMKAFSFSSKILIEPAIIGRELECAVLGNENPEISVCGEVILSGDDFYTYDNKYMKHTVQTMIPALIKDTISDDIRHVALRAFQVLNCSGMARVDVFLNLNNKVFINEVNTLPGFTCDSMYPKLWEASGLNFQALITKLLELALDLHDKNHYSYHVDDGTSA
- the rplY gene encoding 50S ribosomal protein L25, which translates into the protein MLTIKASVRIYHKKSATRRLRKQNKCPAIIYNKNNIPSVSITLDQKDMLHPTAATQLHKNNVILLLIDDQQPIAVKIQELQYHPFKPKLIHIDFTYV
- the folE gene encoding GTP cyclohydrolase I FolE, whose product is MSMLSQEALLVRDALSVRGLENPLIELNINHQIRKRRIENHMRAVVHLLNLDLEHDSLSNTPKRIAKMYIEEIFSGLDYSNFPKIAIIPNTMQINEMITVRGINITSTCEHHFIVFNGTVTISYIPENNMIGLSKINRIVQFFSKRPQLQERLTKQIFLALQTLLNTNNVAIFIDAVHYCVKARGINDVSSTTTTTVLGGVFESDTNIRKEFLHAIMYCKR